One window from the genome of Thermus sediminis encodes:
- the cobJ gene encoding precorrin-3B C(17)-methyltransferase — MGELYLVGMGPGNLEGLTLRAQEVLGRAGTVIGYSTYIGLLEEMGLLEGKGVVRKGMTEELDRAEEALERALGGERVALVSGGDPGVYGMAAPLLELMEERGFRRADGGVGLPGRFRLGEGEVWLEVVPGVTAANAVASLLGSPMAHDTCLLSLSDLLTPWPLIQRRLHAAGQGDFVVVLYNPQSKRRHWQLRRSAEILLQYRPKETPAALVKGAYRRRQEVVLTTLEGLLEAEAGMLTTVVIGNSQSRLYEGTFLTPRGYALKYDLETKEALPGETPGLPLRRGDA, encoded by the coding sequence ATGGGCGAACTCTACCTGGTGGGCATGGGTCCGGGAAACCTGGAGGGCCTTACCCTTAGGGCCCAGGAGGTCCTGGGGAGGGCGGGAACCGTGATCGGCTACAGCACCTACATCGGCCTCCTGGAGGAGATGGGCCTCCTGGAGGGCAAGGGGGTGGTGCGCAAGGGGATGACGGAGGAGCTAGACCGGGCGGAGGAGGCCTTGGAGAGGGCCCTCGGTGGGGAGCGGGTGGCCCTGGTCTCCGGGGGGGACCCCGGGGTCTACGGCATGGCCGCGCCCCTTCTGGAGCTCATGGAGGAGCGGGGGTTCCGGCGGGCCGACGGGGGGGTGGGCCTCCCGGGGCGCTTCCGCCTGGGGGAAGGGGAGGTCTGGCTGGAGGTGGTGCCCGGGGTCACGGCGGCCAACGCCGTGGCCAGCCTCCTGGGGAGCCCCATGGCCCACGACACCTGCCTCCTCAGCCTCTCCGACCTCCTCACCCCCTGGCCCCTCATCCAGCGGAGGCTCCACGCCGCGGGGCAGGGGGACTTCGTGGTGGTCCTCTACAACCCCCAGAGCAAGCGGCGGCACTGGCAGCTCAGGCGGAGCGCCGAGATCCTCCTCCAGTACCGCCCTAAGGAGACCCCGGCCGCCCTGGTCAAGGGGGCCTACCGCAGGCGCCAGGAGGTGGTCCTCACCACGCTGGAGGGCCTCCTGGAGGCCGAGGCGGGAATGCTCACCACCGTGGTCATCGGCAACAGCCAAAGCCGCCTCTACGAGGGGACCTTCCTCACCCCCAGGGGCTACGCCCTCAAGTACGACCTGGAGACCAAGGAGGCCCTTCCTGGGGAGACCCCGGGCCTCCCTTTGCGGAGGGGAGATGCCTGA
- a CDS encoding cytochrome c translates to MYPVWEGFLIHSAMVVGIIAVAHVLFSHVTVAATWFNWWVERKALVENKPYLQDYLKASALRLLMLAYTLGAMFGVGIWFSVTASNPRSISTLIHNFVFYWAAEWFWFIIDVFGIAVYYYTFGRVSPKTHARIGLILALAASGTLAIIVGILGFKLTPGAWLETGLSLDGFYNPSFWPMLLARFALMFALTALYALVVAGSLPKDHPARQEVMPLAGKVGLVGLALGVALVVFWYVPSLHEHAKTMLRLPQAIQPVFYIKMAVGVIATGLVLLLALLAPRRVGAPLGYLALALAFLGLFGAERTREVLRKPDVIYGYMASNQIIYAEKAPRGVKAEAPRLNEEGILGRMPFAVAPGAKGAGPTAGLDPVEAGRALVALQCSSCHTVSKNTAFLGGLRPLPALLKRRGMTTAPAIRAYLEAIGGFPYMHPTVGTPEEREYMALYLERMVKEFFPELKAEGGAQ, encoded by the coding sequence ATGTACCCGGTCTGGGAAGGTTTCCTGATCCACTCGGCCATGGTGGTGGGCATCATCGCCGTGGCCCACGTGCTCTTTTCCCACGTGACCGTGGCCGCCACCTGGTTCAACTGGTGGGTGGAGCGGAAGGCCCTTGTGGAGAACAAGCCTTACCTACAGGACTACCTGAAGGCCTCCGCCCTACGGCTCCTCATGCTGGCCTACACCCTAGGGGCCATGTTCGGGGTGGGCATCTGGTTCTCCGTCACCGCCAGCAACCCCAGGAGCATCTCCACCCTCATCCACAACTTCGTCTTCTACTGGGCCGCTGAGTGGTTCTGGTTCATCATTGACGTCTTCGGCATCGCCGTCTACTACTACACCTTCGGCCGGGTAAGCCCCAAGACCCACGCCCGCATCGGGCTGATCCTGGCCCTGGCGGCCAGCGGGACCCTGGCCATCATCGTGGGCATCCTGGGCTTCAAGCTCACCCCTGGGGCCTGGCTTGAGACCGGGCTCAGCCTGGACGGCTTCTACAACCCGTCCTTCTGGCCCATGCTCCTGGCCCGCTTCGCCCTGATGTTCGCCCTGACCGCCCTCTACGCCCTCGTGGTGGCGGGTAGCCTTCCCAAGGACCACCCGGCCCGGCAGGAGGTCATGCCCCTGGCGGGCAAGGTGGGGCTTGTGGGCCTGGCCCTCGGCGTGGCCCTGGTGGTCTTCTGGTACGTGCCCAGCCTGCACGAGCACGCCAAGACCATGCTCCGCCTCCCCCAGGCCATCCAGCCCGTCTTCTACATCAAGATGGCGGTGGGGGTGATCGCCACAGGCCTGGTTCTCCTCCTAGCCCTCCTGGCCCCCAGGAGGGTGGGCGCCCCCTTGGGCTATCTGGCCCTCGCCCTGGCCTTCCTGGGGCTTTTCGGCGCCGAGCGGACCCGGGAGGTGCTGCGCAAGCCCGACGTCATCTACGGCTACATGGCCTCCAACCAGATCATCTATGCCGAAAAGGCGCCTCGAGGGGTGAAGGCCGAAGCCCCCCGGCTGAACGAGGAAGGGATCCTCGGACGGATGCCCTTCGCCGTGGCGCCGGGGGCTAAGGGAGCGGGGCCCACGGCCGGCCTGGACCCCGTGGAGGCGGGTCGGGCCCTGGTGGCGTTGCAGTGCTCCAGCTGCCACACCGTCAGCAAGAACACGGCCTTCCTGGGGGGTCTGCGGCCCCTGCCCGCCCTCCTGAAGAGGCGTGGGATGACCACCGCCCCCGCCATCCGGGCCTACCTGGAGGCCATCGGAGGCTTCCCCTACATGCACCCCACGGTGGGTACCCCCGAGGAGCGGGAGTACATGGCCCTCTACCTGGAGAGGATGGTCAAGGAGTTCTTCCCCGAGCTCAAGGCTGAAGGAGGTGCCCAATGA
- a CDS encoding HoxN/HupN/NixA family nickel/cobalt transporter: MSGLDLLAVALGMRHGVDPDHLAAVDGLARVRPSPYVGLLFALGHGAIVTLLAFPAAALLQRVDLEALHLPALLLLLVAGLNLHRLLREGAVGKPPPPRLPLLNPLLLGVLFGLGFETASQLSALALAAELSPLRLGLLFTLGMLLVDGVDGLLASRLQNLARDSRRAQRASRALGWAVVFLSLGLALAELVALDLEALALPLGLGLFLFLLGLRAYALRPA, translated from the coding sequence ATGAGCGGGCTAGACCTCCTGGCCGTGGCCCTGGGGATGCGCCACGGGGTAGACCCCGACCACCTGGCGGCGGTGGACGGCCTGGCCCGGGTGCGCCCTTCCCCCTATGTGGGCCTTCTCTTCGCCCTGGGGCATGGGGCCATCGTCACCCTCCTGGCCTTCCCGGCAGCGGCCCTCCTCCAACGGGTGGACCTGGAGGCCCTCCACCTCCCTGCCCTTCTCCTCCTCCTGGTGGCGGGGCTAAACCTCCACCGCCTCCTAAGGGAAGGGGCCGTGGGGAAGCCCCCCCCTCCCCGCCTTCCCCTCCTCAACCCCCTCCTCCTCGGGGTCCTCTTTGGCCTGGGGTTTGAGACGGCGAGCCAGCTCTCCGCCCTGGCCCTCGCCGCCGAGCTCTCCCCCCTGCGCCTGGGCCTCCTCTTCACCCTGGGGATGCTGCTCGTGGACGGGGTGGACGGGCTCCTGGCGAGCCGCCTGCAGAACCTGGCCCGGGACTCGAGGCGGGCCCAAAGGGCAAGCCGCGCCCTGGGGTGGGCGGTGGTCTTCCTGAGCCTGGGCCTGGCCCTGGCGGAGCTCGTGGCCCTGGACCTCGAGGCCCTGGCCCTGCCCCTGGGCCTAGGCCTCTTCCTCTTCCTCCTGGGCCTTAGGGCCTACGCGTTGAGGCCGGCATGA
- a CDS encoding cobalt-precorrin-5B (C(1))-methyltransferase, with product MSHPYPPPRDKRGSRIGFTTGANAAAAAKAAALALLGEAPKEVDIWLPAGWRQPFSVFRLERKGDGVLVGMIKDAGDDPDVTHGAEIQAFVRPASEDRLEGGEGVGVVTKPGLGVPVGEPAINPVPRRMIWEAVREVTARPLAITIAIPGGEELAKRTLNPRLGVLGGLSVLGTTGVVKPYSTSAFRMSVVQAVGVARANGLLEIAATTGGKSERFAQRLLPHLPEMAFIEMGDFVGDVLKAARKVGIALVRIVGMIGKISKMADGKTMTHAAGGEVNRDLLQRLLREAGASPRALREAEGATTARRFLELALEEGLEPFFVNLVRLAQERLQAYIGERPAVSVALTDFDEGRCLAAWPDREAYRG from the coding sequence ATGAGCCACCCCTACCCCCCGCCCCGGGACAAGAGGGGAAGCCGCATCGGCTTCACCACCGGGGCCAACGCCGCCGCTGCGGCCAAGGCCGCCGCCCTGGCCCTGCTGGGGGAGGCCCCCAAGGAGGTGGACATCTGGCTCCCCGCAGGCTGGCGGCAGCCCTTTTCCGTGTTCCGCCTGGAGAGGAAGGGGGACGGGGTCCTGGTGGGGATGATCAAAGACGCAGGGGACGACCCCGACGTGACCCACGGGGCGGAGATCCAGGCCTTCGTGCGCCCGGCCAGCGAGGACCGGCTGGAGGGGGGCGAGGGGGTAGGGGTCGTGACCAAACCGGGCCTCGGGGTTCCCGTGGGGGAGCCCGCCATCAACCCCGTGCCCCGGCGCATGATCTGGGAGGCGGTGCGGGAGGTGACGGCGAGACCCCTCGCCATCACCATCGCCATCCCCGGGGGGGAGGAGCTGGCCAAAAGGACCCTCAACCCCAGGCTTGGGGTTCTCGGGGGGCTCTCCGTCCTGGGGACCACAGGGGTGGTGAAGCCCTACTCCACCAGCGCCTTCCGCATGAGCGTGGTCCAGGCCGTGGGGGTGGCCCGGGCAAACGGCCTCCTGGAGATCGCCGCCACCACCGGGGGCAAGAGCGAGCGCTTCGCCCAGAGGCTCCTCCCCCACCTGCCGGAGATGGCCTTCATCGAGATGGGGGACTTCGTGGGGGACGTCCTCAAGGCGGCGAGGAAGGTGGGGATCGCCCTGGTGCGGATCGTGGGCATGATCGGCAAGATCTCCAAGATGGCCGACGGGAAGACGATGACCCACGCCGCCGGGGGCGAGGTGAACCGGGACCTCCTCCAGAGGCTCCTCCGGGAGGCCGGGGCGAGCCCCAGGGCCTTGCGGGAAGCGGAAGGGGCCACCACCGCCCGCCGCTTCCTGGAGCTTGCCTTGGAGGAGGGGTTGGAGCCCTTCTTTGTGAATCTGGTCCGGCTGGCCCAGGAGAGGCTCCAGGCCTACATCGGGGAGAGGCCCGCGGTGAGCGTGGCCCTCACGGACTTTGATGAGGGGCGGTGCCTTGCCGCCTGGCCGGACCGGGAGGCCTACCGTGGATGA
- the cobT gene encoding nicotinate-nucleotide--dimethylbenzimidazole phosphoribosyltransferase — protein MERPRVPVELPEAQARMDQLTKPPRSLGFLEEVALRLAAIQGRVKPELGPGAVVVCAADHGVVAEGVSAYPQEVTRQMVLNFLQGGAAINQFARVADCEVYVLDVGVMGELPDHPRLLKAKVREGTANLAQGPAMAPEEAERALLAGREAARRALEAGATVLAAGDMGIGNTTAASALTAALLGLPPEAVVGRGTGVGEEGLRRKREAVARALARLRPGMGPLEVASEVGGLELLAIAGIYLEGAEWGVPLVLDGFPVSAGFLLASRLDPRVLPYAFAGHLSREPGHRAVLEALGLRPLLDLDLALGEGTGAVLAMPLLRAAARILHMATFTEAGVSPGS, from the coding sequence ATGGAACGCCCAAGGGTTCCAGTGGAGCTTCCAGAGGCCCAGGCCCGCATGGACCAGCTCACCAAGCCTCCCCGCTCCCTGGGCTTCCTGGAGGAGGTGGCCCTCCGCCTCGCCGCCATCCAGGGCCGGGTGAAGCCGGAGCTTGGCCCTGGGGCCGTGGTGGTCTGCGCCGCCGACCACGGGGTGGTGGCCGAGGGGGTCTCCGCCTACCCCCAGGAGGTGACCCGGCAGATGGTCCTGAACTTCCTCCAAGGAGGGGCCGCCATCAACCAGTTCGCCCGGGTGGCGGACTGCGAGGTCTACGTGCTGGACGTGGGGGTCATGGGGGAGCTTCCCGACCACCCCAGGCTCCTTAAGGCCAAGGTGCGGGAGGGGACCGCCAACCTGGCCCAGGGCCCCGCCATGGCCCCGGAGGAGGCGGAAAGGGCCCTCCTGGCGGGCCGGGAGGCGGCCAGGCGGGCCCTGGAGGCGGGGGCCACCGTGCTGGCCGCGGGGGACATGGGCATCGGCAACACCACCGCGGCTTCCGCCCTGACGGCCGCCCTTCTCGGCCTCCCTCCCGAGGCCGTGGTGGGCCGGGGGACGGGGGTGGGGGAGGAGGGCTTAAGGCGGAAGCGGGAGGCGGTGGCGAGGGCCCTGGCCCGCCTCCGGCCTGGGATGGGGCCCCTCGAGGTGGCCAGCGAGGTGGGGGGGCTGGAGCTTTTGGCCATCGCCGGGATCTACCTGGAAGGGGCGGAGTGGGGGGTGCCCCTGGTCCTGGACGGCTTTCCCGTCTCCGCGGGCTTCCTCCTGGCGAGCCGCCTAGACCCCAGGGTCCTCCCCTACGCCTTCGCCGGCCACCTCTCCCGGGAGCCCGGGCACCGGGCGGTCCTGGAGGCCCTGGGCCTCAGGCCCCTCTTGGACCTGGACCTGGCCCTGGGGGAGGGGACGGGGGCGGTCCTGGCCATGCCCCTCCTCCGGGCGGCGGCCCGGATCCTCCACATGGCCACCTTCACCGAGGCGGGGGTGAGCCCCGGGAGCTGA
- a CDS encoding precorrin-8X methylmutase, translating into MDDLIQSQKNPAHQMTAKGRAIEEASFRMVDEEAGPHGFSPLEWPVVRRMIHATADFQFKELTRFSPGAVEAGLEALKGGARILVDARMIACGLNPERLALFGNEVVELLSHPEVVQRAKATGGTRAEAAVDYAEEQGLLEGAIVGVGNAPTFLLALVGAIGRGAQPALVLGMPVGFVNVLEAKEALMASGVPWIVTLGRKGGSTLVVAALHALIRLAADGGVDTSGAGREG; encoded by the coding sequence GTGGATGACCTGATCCAGTCCCAGAAAAACCCCGCCCACCAGATGACGGCCAAGGGGCGGGCCATAGAGGAGGCGAGCTTCCGCATGGTGGACGAGGAGGCCGGGCCCCACGGCTTCTCGCCCTTGGAGTGGCCCGTGGTGCGCCGGATGATCCACGCCACCGCCGACTTCCAGTTCAAGGAGCTCACCCGCTTCAGCCCAGGGGCGGTGGAGGCGGGGCTTGAGGCCCTGAAGGGGGGCGCCCGCATCCTGGTGGACGCCCGGATGATCGCCTGCGGCCTGAACCCAGAGAGGCTCGCCCTCTTCGGCAACGAGGTGGTGGAGCTCCTCTCCCACCCCGAGGTGGTCCAAAGGGCCAAGGCCACGGGGGGAACCCGGGCCGAGGCCGCCGTGGACTACGCCGAGGAGCAGGGACTCCTGGAGGGGGCCATCGTGGGGGTGGGGAACGCCCCCACCTTCCTCCTGGCCCTGGTGGGGGCCATAGGGCGGGGGGCCCAGCCCGCCCTGGTCCTGGGGATGCCCGTGGGCTTCGTGAACGTGCTGGAGGCCAAGGAGGCCCTCATGGCTTCGGGCGTGCCCTGGATCGTCACCCTGGGGCGGAAGGGAGGGTCCACGCTGGTGGTGGCCGCCCTCCACGCCCTCATCCGCCTGGCCGCAGACGGGGGCGTGGACACCTCTGGGGCGGGGAGGGAGGGCTAG
- a CDS encoding cobalt-precorrin-4/precorrin-4 C(11)-methyltransferase: MRPVVHVVGGGPGDPELLTVKGARLLAEARFVLYTGSLFPEEALKGLAPRAELRDSKGMVLEEIALLLAGEAGKGGVVVRLHSGDPGLYGTLLEEKEALEALGVEVAVVPGVTAAFALAARAGVPLTAPEVAQAVAFTRLGVRTPVPEGQDPRSLARRGLTLALYLSGMHPRRLSRELLEAGLPGDTPVLYGHRVGQPGEEVGLTDLEGLSLLPPRDTTVFLVGEALRARGLRSRLYDPSFRHRFRR, translated from the coding sequence ATGAGGCCCGTGGTGCACGTGGTGGGCGGGGGGCCGGGAGACCCCGAGCTCCTCACGGTGAAGGGGGCGAGGCTTTTGGCCGAGGCCCGGTTCGTCCTCTACACGGGAAGCCTCTTCCCCGAGGAGGCCCTAAAGGGGCTTGCCCCAAGGGCGGAGCTTCGGGACTCCAAGGGGATGGTCCTGGAGGAGATCGCCCTCCTCCTTGCCGGGGAGGCCGGCAAGGGGGGCGTGGTGGTGCGGCTCCACTCCGGGGACCCGGGGCTTTACGGCACCCTCCTGGAGGAGAAGGAGGCCCTGGAGGCCCTGGGGGTGGAGGTGGCCGTGGTCCCCGGGGTCACCGCGGCCTTCGCCCTGGCCGCCCGGGCCGGGGTCCCCCTCACCGCCCCCGAGGTGGCCCAGGCCGTGGCCTTCACGCGGCTTGGGGTGAGGACCCCCGTCCCCGAGGGCCAGGACCCGAGGAGCCTGGCCAGGAGGGGCCTTACCCTGGCCCTCTACCTCTCCGGCATGCACCCGAGGAGGCTCTCGCGGGAGCTCCTGGAGGCGGGCCTCCCCGGGGATACCCCCGTCCTCTACGGCCACCGGGTGGGCCAGCCGGGGGAGGAGGTGGGGCTGACAGACCTGGAGGGCCTCTCCCTTCTCCCCCCGCGGGACACCACGGTCTTCCTCGTGGGGGAGGCCCTGAGGGCCAGGGGCCTGAGGAGCCGGCTCTACGACCCCAGCTTCCGGCACCGCTTCAGGAGGTGA
- a CDS encoding histidine phosphatase family protein — MELWLVRHGETLWNREGRLLGWTDLPLTPEGEAQARALKGLLPPLPAYSSDLRRALLTAELAGFRPEATRALREIHFGALEGALWEGLDPVHKEAMLRFQGFSPPGGESLSAFQERVFLFLESLQAPALLFTHGGVIRAVLRALGEDGLVPLGSALVVDWPRRVLDRLGPGVDRGAGQE; from the coding sequence ATGGAGCTTTGGCTCGTGCGCCACGGGGAGACCCTTTGGAATCGGGAGGGGAGGCTTCTCGGCTGGACGGACCTCCCCCTTACCCCCGAGGGCGAGGCCCAGGCCCGGGCCCTAAAGGGCCTCCTCCCGCCCCTCCCCGCCTACAGCTCCGACCTCAGGCGGGCCCTCCTGACGGCGGAGCTTGCGGGCTTCCGCCCAGAGGCCACCCGGGCCCTCAGGGAGATCCACTTCGGGGCCCTCGAGGGGGCCCTCTGGGAAGGGCTGGACCCCGTCCACAAGGAGGCCATGCTCCGCTTCCAAGGTTTCTCTCCCCCGGGAGGGGAAAGCCTTTCCGCCTTTCAGGAGCGGGTTTTCCTCTTCTTGGAAAGCCTTCAGGCCCCTGCCCTCCTCTTCACCCACGGCGGGGTGATCCGGGCCGTCCTTCGGGCCCTGGGGGAGGACGGCCTAGTCCCTTTGGGGAGCGCCCTGGTGGTGGACTGGCCCAGGCGGGTCCTGGACCGGCTCGGCCCCGGGGTTGACAGGGGCGCAGGCCAGGAGTAG
- a CDS encoding precorrin-2 C(20)-methyltransferase: protein MRLYLIGVGPGDPELLTLKALRLIQSLPVLFYPKEADREPLALRIARAHIPEGKPLLPLPLFTGSEGERREEARREAARVLREALARYGEGGYLVLGDSLLYASPWNLLPHLEGVEVVPVPGISAHQVAAARAKRPLAMGEEGFAVLTGLKGVDPEGLGRFRSVFLYKAKDPKALGEAFPGWRGLVFLRLGMPGEAVLPLEAFEGPRDYWTLLGLWREG from the coding sequence ATGCGGCTCTACCTGATTGGCGTGGGCCCGGGGGACCCGGAACTCCTCACCCTGAAGGCCCTCAGGCTCATCCAGAGCCTCCCCGTCCTCTTCTACCCCAAGGAGGCGGACCGGGAACCCCTCGCCCTCCGCATCGCCCGGGCCCACATCCCCGAGGGCAAGCCCCTCCTCCCCCTTCCCCTCTTCACGGGGAGCGAGGGGGAAAGGCGGGAGGAGGCCAGGCGGGAGGCGGCCAGGGTCCTGAGGGAGGCCCTGGCCCGTTACGGGGAAGGGGGGTACCTGGTCCTGGGGGACAGCCTCCTCTACGCCTCCCCCTGGAACCTCCTCCCCCACCTGGAAGGGGTGGAGGTGGTGCCGGTCCCCGGGATCAGCGCCCACCAGGTGGCGGCCGCCAGGGCCAAAAGGCCCCTGGCCATGGGGGAGGAGGGGTTTGCGGTCCTCACGGGGCTCAAGGGGGTGGACCCCGAGGGGCTAGGCCGCTTCCGGAGCGTCTTCCTCTACAAGGCCAAGGACCCTAAGGCCCTAGGCGAGGCCTTCCCTGGCTGGCGGGGCCTCGTCTTCCTGCGGCTTGGGATGCCGGGGGAGGCGGTCCTCCCCTTGGAGGCCTTCGAGGGGCCGAGGGACTACTGGACCCTCTTGGGGCTTTGGAGGGAGGGATGA
- the cbiE gene encoding precorrin-6y C5,15-methyltransferase (decarboxylating) subunit CbiE: MGRVYLIGLGARGREALSLAALRRVAEAEVLIGGARHLAHFPEHQGERVAIRGPLEPLLDLAEARAREGRAVAFLASGDPLFYGIGKRVLERFPEAEVHPAPTAFQEAFARLGLPWDGARLFSLHGRPLGGTLLEIALSPLSVVYTDPENSPNRIAEALLQMGAGPFRAHVAERLGEAEERVRSFEGLEALAREAFLDPNVLILEAKGPLPSRLGFFPDEAFERRMPKKGLITKREVRLLALGLLGLPPDGVLWDIGAGTGSVGIEAARLAPLGQVYAVEKNPESWPHILENARRHGAHNLTLVRGEAPGALEGLPAPDAVFVGGSGGELPAILERSLEALRPGGRLVVAAITLENLAAAYAFLKGTGLPLEGFQVQASRVVPLLGYHRLEAQNPTTLLAVRKEAGCGST, from the coding sequence ATGGGCAGGGTCTACCTCATCGGCCTGGGGGCGAGGGGCAGGGAGGCCTTAAGCCTCGCCGCCCTGAGGCGGGTGGCGGAGGCGGAGGTCCTCATCGGAGGGGCGAGGCACCTGGCCCACTTCCCCGAGCACCAGGGGGAGAGGGTGGCCATCCGGGGCCCCTTGGAGCCCCTCCTGGACCTGGCGGAGGCCCGGGCGCGGGAGGGGAGGGCGGTGGCCTTCCTGGCCTCGGGGGACCCCCTCTTCTACGGCATCGGCAAGAGGGTCTTGGAGCGCTTCCCCGAGGCTGAGGTCCACCCCGCCCCCACGGCCTTCCAGGAGGCCTTCGCGAGGCTCGGGCTACCCTGGGACGGAGCCCGGCTCTTCTCCCTCCACGGGAGGCCCCTGGGGGGGACGCTCCTGGAGATCGCCCTCTCCCCCCTCTCCGTGGTCTACACCGACCCCGAGAACAGCCCAAACCGCATCGCCGAGGCCCTTTTGCAGATGGGGGCGGGGCCTTTCCGGGCCCATGTGGCCGAGCGCCTGGGGGAGGCGGAGGAGAGGGTGCGGAGCTTCGAGGGCCTCGAGGCCCTGGCCCGGGAGGCCTTCCTGGACCCCAACGTCCTCATCCTGGAGGCCAAAGGGCCCCTGCCCTCCCGCCTCGGCTTCTTCCCCGACGAGGCCTTCGAGCGGCGCATGCCCAAAAAGGGCCTCATCACCAAGCGGGAGGTGCGCCTCCTGGCCCTGGGCCTCCTGGGCCTTCCCCCGGACGGGGTGCTCTGGGACATCGGGGCGGGAACGGGGAGCGTGGGGATCGAGGCGGCGAGGCTCGCCCCCTTGGGCCAGGTCTACGCCGTGGAGAAGAACCCGGAGTCCTGGCCCCACATCCTGGAGAACGCCCGCCGCCACGGGGCCCACAACCTCACCCTGGTCCGGGGGGAGGCCCCCGGGGCCCTGGAGGGCCTGCCCGCCCCGGACGCGGTCTTCGTGGGAGGAAGCGGGGGGGAGCTCCCCGCCATCCTGGAGAGGAGCCTGGAGGCCCTGAGGCCCGGGGGAAGGCTGGTAGTGGCCGCCATCACCCTGGAAAACCTGGCCGCCGCCTACGCCTTCCTCAAGGGAACGGGCCTCCCCTTGGAGGGCTTCCAGGTGCAGGCGAGCCGGGTGGTGCCCCTCCTGGGCTACCACCGCCTGGAGGCGCAAAACCCCACCACGCTCCTCGCGGTGCGGAAGGAGGCGGGATGCGGCTCTACCTGA